From Kineosporia corallincola, one genomic window encodes:
- a CDS encoding class II fructose-bisphosphate aldolase produces MSAVLEQARENGHGVGAFNVILLEHAEAVVAGAEAAGLPVILQISENCVRYHGALEPILAGTLAIARAAKVQAVVHLDHAENEDLVRQAVGLGVHSVMFDASHDEYDENLRRTAAMAEYCHAAGVHLEAELGEVGGKDGVHAPGVRTDPADAARFVRATGVDSLAVAVGSSHAMTERTAVLDLDLIATLAKTVPVPLVLHGSSGVPDEQLAGAVAAGLVKVNISTHLNGLFTRAIRSRLADDEQLVDPRKYVAAGRQAVAGEVERLLRLLA; encoded by the coding sequence ATGAGCGCAGTGCTGGAACAGGCCCGCGAGAACGGCCACGGAGTCGGGGCCTTCAACGTGATCCTGCTGGAACACGCCGAGGCCGTCGTCGCCGGGGCGGAGGCGGCCGGGTTGCCGGTGATCCTCCAGATCAGCGAGAACTGTGTGCGTTACCACGGCGCCCTGGAACCGATCCTGGCCGGCACGCTGGCCATCGCCCGCGCGGCCAAGGTGCAGGCCGTGGTGCACCTGGACCATGCCGAGAACGAGGACCTGGTGCGGCAGGCCGTCGGCCTGGGCGTGCACAGCGTCATGTTCGACGCCTCCCACGACGAGTACGACGAGAACCTCCGCCGCACCGCCGCCATGGCCGAATACTGCCACGCCGCAGGGGTTCATCTGGAGGCTGAGCTCGGCGAGGTGGGTGGCAAGGACGGTGTGCACGCCCCCGGCGTGCGCACCGACCCGGCCGACGCCGCCCGTTTCGTGCGGGCCACCGGCGTGGACAGCCTGGCGGTGGCCGTGGGCAGCTCGCACGCGATGACCGAGCGCACCGCCGTGCTCGACCTGGACCTGATCGCCACCTTGGCGAAAACCGTTCCGGTGCCGCTGGTTCTGCACGGATCGTCCGGGGTGCCGGACGAGCAGCTGGCCGGGGCGGTGGCCGCCGGCCTGGTCAAGGTGAACATCTCCACACACCTGAACGGCCTGTTCACCCGGGCGATCCGGAGCAGGCTGGCAGACGACGAGCAGCTCGTGGACCCACGGAAGTACGTGGCTGCCGGTCGTCAGGCGGTGGCCGGCGAGGTGGAGAGGCTGCTACGCCTGCTGGCCTGA
- a CDS encoding DeoR/GlpR family DNA-binding transcription regulator has protein sequence MTAQQRLNKVLEFVTERGNVSIADVADALDVSAATVRRDLNLLAQQRLVTRTHGGASALGSGYELPLQYKLVRQADGKAAIAKAVAALVSPGDSVGLNGGTTTSEVARVLGSSERLLARGSTPGITIVTNALNIAYELSVREHVKIVVTGGVPRAQSYELVGPLVAASLREFSLDLAVLGVDGLTGRFGATTIHEGEAEASRQIAAVARRVVLAADSTKLGRTTFARICPLEQVDTLVTDLPPSPDLTADLESAGVNIVVATA, from the coding sequence ATGACGGCCCAGCAGCGGCTCAACAAGGTTCTTGAGTTCGTCACCGAACGCGGCAACGTCTCGATCGCGGACGTCGCCGACGCGCTCGACGTGTCCGCCGCCACCGTGCGCCGCGACCTGAATCTGCTGGCGCAGCAACGGCTCGTCACCCGGACCCACGGCGGGGCCTCGGCCCTAGGCTCGGGCTACGAGCTGCCGTTGCAGTACAAACTGGTGCGCCAGGCCGACGGTAAGGCGGCGATCGCGAAGGCCGTGGCGGCGCTGGTGTCACCGGGCGACTCGGTGGGCCTGAACGGCGGCACCACGACCAGCGAGGTGGCCCGGGTGCTCGGGTCGAGCGAACGCCTGCTGGCCCGGGGCAGCACGCCGGGCATCACGATCGTCACGAACGCCCTGAACATCGCCTACGAGCTGAGCGTGCGGGAACACGTGAAGATCGTGGTCACCGGTGGGGTGCCGCGGGCACAGTCGTACGAGCTGGTGGGCCCCCTGGTCGCGGCGTCGCTGCGGGAGTTCAGCCTCGACCTGGCCGTCCTCGGCGTCGACGGCCTGACCGGCCGCTTCGGCGCCACCACCATTCACGAGGGCGAGGCCGAGGCCAGCCGCCAGATCGCCGCCGTGGCCCGCCGGGTGGTGCTCGCCGCCGACTCGACCAAGCTGGGCCGCACCACCTTCGCCCGTATCTGCCCCCTGGAACAGGTCGACACCCTGGTCACCGACCTGCCCCCCTCCCCCGACCTCACCGCCGACCTGGAATCCGCCGGCGTGAACATCGTGGTGGCCACCGCCTGA
- a CDS encoding ABC transporter substrate-binding protein, with protein sequence MNNNLSRRGILTGALGLGVMITTAACGGGGSDAGAEAADYTEPAADITADLTFSLWDQTQVEALQQNIASFQEKYPNIKVTISVTPFAQYFTKLQTQASSDTLPDLFWMNGPNFQLYAGNGKIAPITGPIEAGVIDPGKYPEALTTLYSLDDVQYGVPKDMDTIGVWVNKAVFEKAKVDLPGEDWTWQEFQSTAEAISKALSKDGIYGGAGGMDGQTTYYNTIFESGGEVIADGKSGYASAQSQQGISFWSDLIASGGSPSYAQLLDTTADQWFVSGKLGMYWGGSWFRSALSGTDIEDSITVLPLPRGARQATVIHGVANLVAANSRNKQAAHTLQAYLSGAQAQQQLGEAGSVIPAYDGTQRTFAESMPDANLQVFLDAVDYAVPLPVSADTAAWNTLETQLLPDAFSGAKPVAEVTADLASQMDAVLAKG encoded by the coding sequence ATGAACAACAATCTCTCCCGCCGCGGCATCCTGACCGGCGCTCTCGGCCTGGGCGTCATGATCACCACCGCGGCCTGCGGCGGCGGTGGTTCCGACGCCGGGGCCGAGGCGGCGGACTACACCGAGCCCGCCGCGGACATCACGGCCGATCTGACGTTCAGCCTGTGGGACCAGACCCAGGTCGAGGCACTCCAGCAGAACATCGCCTCGTTCCAGGAGAAGTACCCGAACATCAAGGTGACCATCAGCGTCACCCCGTTCGCCCAGTACTTCACCAAGCTCCAGACCCAGGCCAGCAGTGACACCCTGCCCGACCTGTTCTGGATGAACGGCCCGAACTTCCAGCTGTACGCGGGCAACGGCAAGATCGCCCCGATCACCGGACCGATCGAGGCCGGCGTCATCGACCCAGGCAAGTACCCCGAGGCCCTCACCACCCTCTACAGCCTCGACGACGTGCAGTACGGCGTGCCGAAAGACATGGACACGATCGGCGTCTGGGTGAACAAGGCGGTGTTCGAGAAGGCGAAGGTGGACCTGCCCGGGGAGGACTGGACCTGGCAGGAGTTCCAGTCCACGGCCGAGGCGATCTCGAAAGCCCTGTCCAAGGACGGCATCTACGGTGGCGCCGGCGGTATGGACGGCCAGACCACCTACTACAACACGATCTTCGAGTCCGGCGGCGAGGTGATCGCCGACGGTAAGTCCGGTTACGCCTCGGCCCAGTCGCAGCAGGGCATCAGCTTCTGGTCCGACCTGATCGCCTCCGGCGGCTCGCCGAGCTACGCGCAGTTGCTCGACACCACCGCCGACCAGTGGTTCGTCTCCGGCAAGCTGGGCATGTACTGGGGCGGAAGCTGGTTCCGCTCGGCGCTTTCCGGCACCGACATCGAGGACTCGATCACCGTGCTGCCGCTGCCCAGGGGTGCCCGGCAGGCCACGGTCATCCACGGTGTCGCGAACCTGGTGGCGGCCAACTCGCGGAACAAGCAGGCCGCCCACACCCTCCAGGCCTACCTGTCCGGGGCGCAGGCGCAGCAGCAGCTGGGCGAGGCCGGCTCGGTCATCCCGGCGTACGACGGCACCCAGCGCACCTTCGCCGAGTCCATGCCCGACGCCAACCTCCAGGTCTTCCTCGACGCCGTGGACTACGCCGTGCCGCTGCCGGTGAGCGCCGACACGGCCGCCTGGAACACCCTGGAGACGCAGTTGCTGCCCGACGCGTTCTCCGGTGCCAAGCCGGTGGCCGAGGTCACGGCCGACCTGGCCTCGCAGATGGACGCCGTGCTGGCGAAGGGGTAA
- a CDS encoding N-acetylglucosamine-6-phosphate deacetylase: MSGVAEGRLDGLIGIRRLVGADGQEGPAWLRVENGAVVERGDGEPVVAPSQILGVVVPGAIDTHVHGAVGIDLATPGVDPQPALDHHHRAGSTTLIASLATGEIDDTRSRVRELAPLVREGRLAGLHLEGPWLAPARRGAHNPRLLREPSRADVADLLAAGDGAVRMVTIAPELPGAFEAIDELVSSGVVVAVGHTDADAETVSKAIDSGARVVTHLFNGMPPMHHRRAGTVGVSLSDDRVTVELIADGEHVGDVVLDVARRAAGGRMVLVSDAMSATGLGDGSYDLAGSEVVVSNGVATLVEGNSLAGSTTELMTAACRLIARDIPLPEVVAVSSATAAGVFGLRGHGLRPGEPADLVELDLAPGSAAVSRVARRGVWLG, translated from the coding sequence ATGAGCGGGGTTGCGGAAGGACGCCTGGACGGGCTGATCGGGATCCGTCGCCTGGTCGGGGCGGACGGGCAGGAGGGCCCGGCCTGGCTGCGCGTCGAGAACGGTGCGGTGGTGGAGCGGGGGGACGGTGAGCCGGTGGTGGCGCCGTCCCAAATTCTTGGTGTGGTGGTGCCCGGCGCGATCGACACCCATGTGCACGGCGCCGTGGGCATCGACCTGGCCACGCCCGGGGTGGATCCGCAGCCCGCCCTCGACCATCATCATCGGGCCGGCAGCACCACGCTGATCGCCTCCCTGGCCACCGGTGAGATCGACGACACCCGTTCCCGGGTGCGGGAACTCGCGCCGCTGGTGCGGGAGGGGCGACTGGCCGGGCTGCACCTGGAAGGGCCCTGGCTGGCGCCCGCCCGGCGCGGTGCGCACAATCCGCGTCTGCTGCGGGAGCCCTCCCGCGCGGACGTGGCCGATCTGCTGGCGGCCGGCGACGGCGCGGTGCGGATGGTCACCATCGCCCCGGAGCTGCCCGGCGCCTTCGAGGCGATCGACGAGCTGGTCTCCAGCGGCGTGGTGGTCGCTGTCGGTCACACCGACGCCGATGCCGAAACAGTCAGCAAGGCCATTGATTCCGGTGCCCGGGTGGTGACCCATCTGTTCAACGGGATGCCCCCGATGCACCACCGGCGGGCCGGCACGGTCGGGGTGTCGCTCAGCGACGACCGGGTCACCGTGGAGCTGATCGCCGACGGCGAGCATGTCGGCGACGTGGTGCTCGACGTGGCCAGGCGGGCGGCGGGCGGCCGGATGGTGCTGGTCTCCGACGCGATGTCGGCCACCGGTCTGGGCGACGGCTCGTACGACCTGGCCGGGTCGGAGGTGGTGGTGTCCAACGGCGTGGCCACGCTGGTGGAGGGAAACTCGCTGGCCGGCAGCACCACTGAGCTGATGACGGCAGCCTGTCGCCTGATCGCCCGGGACATTCCGCTGCCCGAGGTGGTGGCCGTGTCGAGCGCGACCGCCGCCGGCGTGTTCGGCCTGCGGGGGCACGGGCTGCGGCCCGGTGAGCCCGCTGACCTGGTGGAACTGGATCTCGCCCCCGGGTCCGCGGCGGTGTCCCGGGTGGCCAGGAGAGGTGTATGGCTCGGCTGA
- a CDS encoding 1-phosphofructokinase family hexose kinase, whose amino-acid sequence MARLIVVTPNPAVDVTYHVPPFDAGDSVRVSGVSRRPGGKGLNVVRVLRALGEPSVAVLPLGGSPGRWISSMMDDEELPCEVVAVTGETRSTVAVVEPAGHPTLFNEPGPELSAAEGEALIAATVRHCEPGGVVVVAGSLPPGIGPGWIVRLVVAVQEAGAQVLADTSGSALLAAARAGADLLKPNAAEAIEAAGWEAPAALGHPTGRENSAGREDSAGEGTRLRDAVALLQRLGARDVVVSRGADGLIAFGPDGSVVEQAAVRGVTGNPTGAGDAATAGLALARVRGEPTAVGLRRAAALGAAAVLRPTAGEVDPGQVRVFEERLRSGQ is encoded by the coding sequence ATGGCTCGGCTGATCGTCGTCACCCCGAATCCGGCGGTGGACGTGACCTATCACGTTCCGCCGTTCGATGCTGGTGACAGCGTGAGGGTTTCCGGGGTGTCGCGGCGTCCCGGCGGCAAGGGACTCAACGTGGTGCGCGTGCTGCGCGCACTCGGCGAACCGTCGGTCGCCGTGCTGCCGCTGGGTGGTTCGCCGGGGCGGTGGATCTCGTCAATGATGGACGACGAGGAGCTGCCGTGCGAGGTCGTCGCCGTGACCGGGGAGACCCGCAGCACGGTGGCGGTGGTCGAACCGGCCGGTCATCCCACGCTTTTCAACGAACCCGGCCCTGAGCTCTCGGCGGCCGAGGGAGAGGCCCTGATCGCCGCGACGGTGAGGCACTGCGAGCCCGGCGGTGTCGTGGTGGTGGCGGGCTCGCTGCCGCCCGGGATCGGTCCCGGGTGGATCGTGCGCCTGGTGGTGGCGGTCCAGGAGGCCGGTGCCCAGGTGCTGGCCGACACCTCCGGCTCGGCCCTGCTGGCCGCGGCCCGGGCAGGTGCCGACCTGCTGAAACCCAATGCGGCGGAGGCGATCGAGGCGGCGGGCTGGGAGGCGCCGGCGGCCCTGGGGCATCCGACGGGTCGCGAAAATTCGGCGGGCCGGGAGGATTCGGCCGGCGAGGGCACCCGGCTCCGCGACGCCGTCGCGCTGCTTCAGCGTCTCGGGGCCCGCGATGTCGTCGTCTCCCGTGGGGCGGACGGGCTGATCGCCTTCGGCCCGGACGGCAGCGTGGTGGAACAGGCTGCCGTGCGGGGAGTTACCGGCAATCCGACCGGGGCCGGTGACGCGGCCACCGCCGGGCTGGCGCTGGCCCGGGTCCGGGGTGAGCCGACGGCCGTCGGCCTGCGCCGGGCCGCGGCACTGGGCGCGGCGGCGGTGCTCCGGCCGACGGCCGGAGAGGTCGACCCGGGCCAGGTCCGGGTGTTCGAGGAACGGCTGAGGTCCGGCCAGTAG
- the treZ gene encoding malto-oligosyltrehalose trehalohydrolase: MHEFTVWAPAASRVMLHLPAADPDGYRREPMRRVADPALGQEATPDTDGWWHLAVPEAGHGTDYAFALDGGDPRPDPRSAWQPEGVHRHSRVFDASRHAWGDAGWKGLDCRGAVFYELHIGTFTPEGTLDAAIGRLDHLVRLGVQMVELLPVAEFSGERGWGYDGVGLYAVHHAYGGPEALARFVDAAHGKGLGVCLDAVYNHLGPDGNYLREFGPYFTDAHTTPWGDAVNLDDDGSHGVRSWIIDNALRWFRDFHIDCLRLDAVHALVDASPRHLLAELSDRVAALSAQIGRPLGLVAESDLNDPSMVDPVVNGGRGMTGQWDDDVHHSIHAFITGETQGYYCDFGTSSVLARVLTEAFRHAGDYSTFRGKHWGAPVSPDRHRGHQFIIATQNHDQVGNRATGDRPSATVSPGRLAASAALMLTSIYTPMLFMGEEWGARTPWQFFTAFENPELAEAVRKGRRAEFGSHGWAPEEVPDPQALSTRDDSVLNWAEPEQEAHAAMLTWYRDLIALRSASPDLLDDSFDSVSVQYGDAWIAMRRGSFTTVLNIGAEPARVPVPAGSAARLTWGSVVLDDDEETALVSPDSVAVLQVRD; encoded by the coding sequence GTGCACGAGTTCACCGTCTGGGCGCCCGCCGCCTCCCGCGTCATGCTGCACCTGCCCGCCGCCGACCCCGACGGGTACCGGCGCGAGCCGATGCGCCGGGTGGCCGACCCGGCGCTGGGTCAGGAGGCCACACCCGACACCGACGGCTGGTGGCACCTGGCCGTGCCGGAGGCCGGGCACGGCACCGACTACGCCTTCGCGCTGGACGGCGGCGACCCCCGCCCCGACCCGCGCAGCGCCTGGCAGCCGGAGGGGGTGCACCGGCACAGCCGGGTGTTCGACGCCTCGCGACACGCCTGGGGCGACGCCGGCTGGAAGGGCCTGGACTGCCGGGGCGCGGTGTTCTACGAGCTGCACATCGGCACGTTCACGCCGGAGGGCACGCTCGACGCCGCCATCGGCCGGCTCGACCACCTGGTGCGGCTGGGCGTGCAGATGGTGGAGCTGCTGCCGGTCGCGGAGTTCTCCGGGGAACGCGGCTGGGGCTACGACGGGGTCGGCCTCTACGCCGTGCACCACGCCTACGGCGGGCCGGAGGCGCTCGCCCGGTTCGTCGACGCCGCGCACGGCAAAGGCCTCGGGGTCTGCCTCGACGCGGTATACAACCACCTCGGTCCGGACGGCAACTACCTGCGTGAGTTCGGGCCCTACTTCACCGACGCGCACACCACGCCCTGGGGCGACGCCGTCAACCTCGACGACGACGGCTCGCACGGCGTGCGGTCCTGGATCATCGACAACGCGCTGCGCTGGTTCCGCGACTTCCACATCGACTGCCTGCGGCTCGACGCAGTGCACGCGCTGGTCGACGCCTCACCGCGGCACCTGCTGGCCGAGCTGTCCGACCGGGTGGCGGCGCTGTCGGCCCAGATCGGCCGTCCGCTGGGCCTGGTCGCGGAGAGCGACCTGAACGACCCCTCCATGGTCGACCCGGTGGTGAACGGCGGGCGCGGCATGACCGGGCAGTGGGACGACGACGTGCACCACTCGATCCACGCCTTCATCACCGGCGAGACACAGGGCTACTACTGCGATTTCGGCACCTCGTCGGTGCTGGCCCGGGTGCTCACCGAAGCGTTCCGGCACGCCGGCGACTATTCCACGTTCCGCGGGAAACACTGGGGCGCACCGGTTTCGCCGGACCGGCACCGGGGCCACCAGTTCATCATCGCCACCCAGAACCACGACCAGGTGGGCAACCGGGCCACCGGTGACCGGCCGTCCGCGACGGTCTCCCCCGGCCGGCTGGCCGCCTCGGCCGCCCTCATGCTGACCAGCATCTACACCCCGATGCTGTTCATGGGCGAGGAGTGGGGCGCCCGCACGCCCTGGCAGTTCTTCACCGCCTTCGAGAACCCGGAACTGGCCGAGGCGGTGCGCAAGGGCCGCCGGGCGGAGTTCGGCTCGCACGGCTGGGCGCCCGAGGAGGTGCCCGACCCGCAGGCCCTCTCCACCCGTGACGACTCGGTGCTGAACTGGGCCGAGCCGGAGCAGGAGGCGCACGCGGCCATGCTCACCTGGTACCGCGACCTGATCGCGTTGCGGTCCGCCTCGCCCGACCTGCTCGACGACTCGTTCGACTCTGTCTCGGTGCAGTACGGCGACGCCTGGATCGCCATGCGCCGCGGCTCCTTCACCACCGTGCTGAACATCGGCGCCGAGCCCGCGCGGGTCCCGGTCCCGGCGGGTTCGGCGGCGCGGCTCACCTGGGGTTCGGTGGTGCTTGACGACGACGAGGAGACCGCGCTGGTGTCACCGGACTCGGTCGCGGTGTTGCAGGTGCGCGACTGA
- a CDS encoding ROK family protein: MNGTARAIGIDVGGTSVKGVLLGQDGSVLAVHRLPTPSPDPTGKGVADTVAQVRDALTTGISDAGLPVGVAVPGVVDEESGLAVLSVNLGWRDVPMRDLLSERLGVPVALSHDVRAGGVAEARTGAAAGAGGVVAFVPIGTGIAAAVLVGGRPIVAGGWAGEIGQLLITHGDFAGRRLEEVASARATALRAGVASAREVASAAARGSAVSQQVWNETVTALADALAALSATVGPTVVVIGGGLALAGRQLMNPLDEELRRRLPGLRIPRLVAAAHGDAAAAVGAALLGLEQGQNLEQGQNLEQGQSLEQGRSRAGQSGSGQLSDLEQGA; the protein is encoded by the coding sequence ATGAACGGCACAGCCAGAGCCATCGGCATCGATGTCGGCGGCACCTCGGTCAAGGGTGTTCTGCTGGGGCAGGACGGGTCGGTGCTGGCCGTGCACCGGCTGCCCACCCCGAGCCCGGACCCCACCGGCAAGGGTGTGGCCGACACGGTGGCCCAGGTGCGCGACGCCCTGACCACCGGGATCAGCGACGCGGGTCTTCCGGTCGGGGTCGCGGTGCCCGGCGTGGTCGACGAGGAGAGCGGCCTGGCCGTGCTCTCGGTCAACCTGGGCTGGCGGGACGTGCCGATGCGCGACCTGCTGTCCGAACGGCTCGGCGTGCCGGTGGCGCTGTCGCACGACGTGCGGGCCGGTGGCGTGGCCGAGGCCCGCACCGGTGCTGCCGCGGGGGCCGGGGGCGTGGTGGCGTTCGTGCCGATCGGGACCGGGATCGCCGCGGCCGTTCTGGTCGGCGGACGCCCGATCGTGGCCGGAGGCTGGGCCGGTGAGATCGGCCAGCTGCTGATCACCCACGGCGACTTCGCCGGCCGGCGGCTGGAGGAGGTGGCCTCGGCCCGGGCGACCGCCCTGCGCGCCGGGGTCGCCAGCGCCCGCGAGGTGGCGTCCGCCGCCGCACGCGGAAGCGCTGTGTCGCAACAGGTCTGGAACGAGACCGTGACCGCTCTGGCCGATGCCCTGGCAGCGCTGTCGGCCACCGTGGGGCCCACGGTCGTGGTGATCGGTGGCGGCCTGGCGCTGGCCGGGCGGCAGCTGATGAACCCCCTGGACGAGGAACTGCGCAGGCGGCTGCCGGGGCTGCGGATTCCCCGGCTGGTGGCGGCCGCGCACGGTGACGCCGCCGCGGCCGTCGGCGCCGCTCTGCTCGGTCTCGAGCAGGGCCAGAACCTCGAGCAGGGCCAGAACCTCGAGCAGGGCCAGAGCCTCGAGCAGGGCCGGAGCAGGGCAGGACAGAGCGGTTCGGGACAGCTGAGCGATCTGGAGCAGGGCGCATGA
- a CDS encoding SIS domain-containing protein, whose translation MTTFVDAEIASQPEVWKLAGELVHTVSNDLPRRGERVAVVGCGTSWFIAASYAVLREAAGDGVTDAFAGSEYPAGREYDRVVAISRSGTTTEIIELLRELATPSTLITAVPDAPAARHADATVGMPFADEQSVVQTRFATSALTLLRCSLGNAPVLDDLVRDGRVALEIPVDDLLGADQVTFLGRGWTIGLASEAGLKTREAAQFWAESYPAMDYRHGPIAIAQPGRLVWSFGPVPEGLTDDVAATGATFVHHDLDPQAALVVAQRFAIGLAQARGLDPDNPRSLTRSVILS comes from the coding sequence ATGACCACCTTCGTCGACGCCGAGATCGCCTCGCAGCCCGAAGTATGGAAGCTGGCGGGCGAACTCGTCCATACGGTCAGCAACGACCTGCCGCGGCGCGGCGAGCGGGTGGCGGTCGTCGGCTGCGGCACCAGCTGGTTCATCGCCGCCAGCTACGCGGTGCTGCGCGAGGCCGCGGGCGACGGGGTCACCGACGCCTTCGCCGGCTCCGAGTACCCGGCCGGCCGCGAGTACGACCGGGTGGTGGCGATCTCCCGGTCCGGCACCACCACCGAGATCATCGAGCTGCTGCGGGAACTCGCCACGCCGAGCACCCTGATCACCGCGGTGCCCGACGCTCCCGCCGCGCGGCATGCCGACGCCACCGTCGGCATGCCGTTCGCCGACGAGCAGTCCGTGGTGCAGACCCGCTTCGCCACCAGCGCCCTCACCCTGCTGCGCTGCTCGCTGGGCAACGCCCCGGTGCTGGACGACCTGGTGCGCGACGGCCGCGTGGCCCTGGAGATTCCGGTGGACGACCTGCTCGGTGCCGACCAGGTGACGTTCCTCGGGCGCGGCTGGACCATTGGTCTGGCCAGCGAGGCTGGTCTGAAAACTCGTGAGGCGGCGCAGTTCTGGGCCGAGTCGTACCCGGCCATGGACTACCGGCACGGCCCGATCGCGATCGCTCAGCCGGGGCGGCTGGTGTGGTCGTTCGGCCCGGTGCCGGAGGGGCTGACCGACGACGTGGCAGCGACCGGCGCCACCTTCGTGCACCACGACCTCGACCCGCAGGCCGCTCTGGTGGTGGCTCAGCGGTTCGCGATCGGCCTGGCCCAGGCGCGCGGTCTGGACCCGGACAACCCGCGTTCGCTGACCCGCTCGGTCATTCTCTCCTGA
- a CDS encoding Gfo/Idh/MocA family protein: MVSSGLSVAVVGCGARSVIGLHVPGARAGSRITAVVDTSPEGRRRGAEIFPGATVLESVEALVRLRPDAALITTPDHTHADIAEQLLRAGIAVYLEKPLATTLDDADRVLRAAADTGTPLYVGHNFRHSGVVKALRRVVEGGEIGEVKAVWVRHFVGNGGDYYFKDWHADRSKTGTLLLQKASHDIDVVHHLAGGYTRQVVGMGGLVMFGGITDRRERPGETMPDWFSMDNWPPASHTGLNPVVDVEDVSMMLMTLDNGVFASYQQCHFTPDYWRNYTVIGTEGRVENFGDTGGGVVRVWNRRHLWQPSGDAEYPIEGVTEGHEDADRLTMAEFLEHVVTGAPTLVSPVAAREAVAAGALAAESLRHGSVPQHVPDLPVHVVQHFSRKG; encoded by the coding sequence ATGGTCAGCTCAGGACTCTCGGTAGCCGTTGTCGGCTGCGGCGCCCGGTCGGTGATCGGGCTGCACGTGCCCGGGGCCCGTGCCGGGTCGCGGATCACGGCCGTGGTCGACACCTCGCCGGAGGGGCGGCGCCGGGGTGCGGAGATCTTCCCCGGGGCAACGGTTCTCGAGAGCGTCGAGGCGCTGGTGCGACTCCGGCCGGACGCCGCCCTGATCACCACGCCGGACCACACGCACGCCGACATCGCCGAGCAGCTGCTGCGGGCCGGCATCGCCGTGTACCTGGAAAAGCCTCTCGCCACAACGCTCGACGACGCCGACCGGGTGCTCCGGGCCGCCGCCGACACCGGCACCCCGCTCTACGTGGGGCACAACTTCCGGCACTCCGGCGTGGTCAAGGCCCTGCGCCGGGTGGTGGAAGGGGGCGAGATCGGCGAGGTGAAGGCCGTCTGGGTGCGGCATTTCGTCGGCAACGGCGGGGACTACTACTTCAAGGACTGGCACGCGGACCGGTCGAAGACCGGGACCCTGCTCCTCCAGAAGGCCAGTCACGACATCGACGTCGTCCACCATCTGGCCGGCGGATACACCCGTCAGGTGGTCGGGATGGGTGGCCTGGTGATGTTCGGCGGCATCACCGACCGGCGCGAGCGTCCGGGTGAGACGATGCCGGACTGGTTCTCGATGGACAACTGGCCGCCGGCGAGCCACACCGGGCTGAACCCCGTCGTCGACGTCGAAGACGTGTCGATGATGCTCATGACCCTCGACAACGGCGTGTTCGCGAGTTACCAGCAGTGCCATTTCACGCCGGACTACTGGCGCAACTACACGGTGATCGGCACCGAGGGCCGGGTCGAGAACTTCGGCGACACCGGCGGCGGCGTGGTCCGGGTCTGGAACCGCCGCCACCTCTGGCAGCCGTCCGGTGACGCCGAGTACCCGATCGAGGGCGTCACCGAGGGCCACGAGGACGCCGACCGGCTCACTATGGCCGAGTTCCTGGAGCACGTGGTCACCGGCGCCCCCACCCTGGTCTCGCCGGTCGCGGCCCGGGAGGCCGTGGCCGCCGGGGCCCTGGCCGCCGAGTCCCTCCGCCACGGCTCCGTCCCCCAGCACGTTCCTGACCTGCCCGTCCACGTTGTCCAGCACTTCTCCCGAAAAGGCTGA